Proteins co-encoded in one Nicotiana sylvestris chromosome 7, ASM39365v2, whole genome shotgun sequence genomic window:
- the LOC104212320 gene encoding probable glutathione S-transferase parC: MANEEVILLDFWPSMFGMRLRIALAEKEIKYEYKEEDLRNKSPLLLQMNPIHKKIPVLIHNGKPICESIIAVEYIEEVWKDKAPSLLPSDPYDRAQARFWADYIDKKLYDFGRKLWATKGEEQEAAKKDFIECLKVLEGALGDRPYFGGESFGFVDIALIGFYSWFYAYETFGNFSAEAECPKFVAWAKRCMQRESVAKSLPDQPKVLEFVKVLRQKFGLE; encoded by the exons ATGGCGAACGAAGAGGTGATTCTGTTGGATTTCTGGCCTAGTATGTTTGGCATGAGGCTGAGGATTGCATTAGCTGAAAAGGAAATAAAGTATGAGTACAAAGAAGAGGACTTGAGGAACAAAAGCCCTTTGCTTTTACAAATGAATCCTATCCACAAGAAAATCCCAGTGTTGATTCACAATGGAAAACCCATTTGTGAGTCTATTATTGCAGTTGAGTACATTGAAGAAGTTTGGAAAGACAAAGCCCCTAGTTTGCTCCCTTCTGATCCTTATGACAGAGCTCAAGCTAGGTTCTGGGCTGACTACATTGACAAGAAG TTGTATGATTTTGGGAGGAAATTATGGGCAACAAAAGGAGAAGAGCAGGAGGCAGCTAAGAAAGATTTCATAGAATGCCTTAAGGTGTTGGAGGGAGCACTAGGAGACAGGCCTTACTTTGGAGGGGAAAGTTTTGGGTTTGTGGATATTGCTCTGATTGGATTCTACAGCTGGTTTTATGCCTATGAGACTTTTGGCAACTTCAGCGCAGAGGCTGAGTGCCCAAAATTTGTGGCTTGGGCCAAGAGGTGCATGCAGAGGGAGAGTGTTGCTAAGTCTTTACCTGACCAACCTAAAGTCCTTGAGTTTGTAAAAGTTCTTAGGCAGAAGTTTGGACTTGAGTAA
- the LOC104212311 gene encoding probable glutathione S-transferase, whose protein sequence is MADEVVLLDTYVSMFGVRARIALAEKDIQYEYKEQDLLNKTPLLLQMNPIHKKIPVLIHNGKPICESLIIVEYIDEVWKNKTPFMPSDPYMRAQARFWADYIDKKIYESGKKMWTSKVEDQEAANKEFIECLKLLEGELGDKTYLGGESFGFVDIALMPYYSWFPAYEKFGNFSIEAECPKIVEWAKKCMQKESVSKSLADSDKVYDFIVMARQKWGIA, encoded by the exons ATGGCTGATGAAGTTGTCCTTTTGGATACATATGTGAGCATGTTTGGGGTGAGGGCTAGGATTGCACTGGCTGAAAAAGACATACAGTATGAATACAAAGAGCAGGATTTGTTGAACAAAACCCctcttctcctacaaatgaacCCAATTCACAAGAAAATCCCAGTCCTGATTCACAATGGAAAACCAATATGTGAATCCCTAATTATTGTTGAGTATATAGATGAAGTTTGGAAGAATAAAACCCCTTTCATGCCTTCTGATCCTTACATGAGAGCTCAAGCTAGGTTTTGGGCTGATTATATTGACAAAAAG ATTTATGAGAGTGGAAAGAAAATGTGGACATCAAAAGTGGAGGACCAAGAAGCAGCCAATAAAGAATTCATAGAGTGCTTGAAGTTATTGGAAGGGGAGTTAGGAGACAAGACATACTTAGGAGGAGAAAGTTTTGGATTTGTGGATATAGCCCTTATGCCTTACTATAGCTGGTTCCCTGCTTATGAGAAATTTGGCAACTTTAGCATAGAAGCAGAGTGTCCTAAGATTGTGGAATGGGCAAAAAAATGTATGCAAAAGGAGAGTGTCTCAAAGTCTCTTGCTGACTCTGACAAAGTCTATGATTTTATTGTGATGGCAAGACAAAAGTGGGGCATTGCCTAA